The proteins below are encoded in one region of Reichenbachiella sp. 5M10:
- a CDS encoding SusE domain-containing protein has product MKPYIIILLFLSGLMFAACEEEDKAVIGDEVIPPQMTSPSDGASIVVSETNMADELIITWEEADYGVDLAVTYTVEMDIKDNVFYAPAIVASTQENTATVTIEAINTMIISDLHQQANERSDVEFRVVATTEGLDDLTSPVVAGTVTTFQSAGDPAVVTTPAVGAESTITVANLMDKFSVEWSPADLGTSDVVYTVELVVGDASVVLGKTGETKLAVNNESLNYYLVGNLEQAGGAAVTASLQVTASSSTTDLKSELSSVVVNTLDATVPGRLYVPGGYQNWVPDVAPTLNQSGDIFDGFVYMNIETGFKFTSAPDWDHTNFGFDSEGVLTKDGDAAGLTYGPGFFRYQVDTVNLTYVASLVESFGLIGTATPGAWDSSTPMTYDEATDTWRATADLVVGALKFRANDAWDINYGVADITSLRGQLYFDGGSYDVKEDGNYTVILSFDTQKTPYQFNYEIIKN; this is encoded by the coding sequence ATGAAACCATATATAATAATATTACTATTCCTCAGCGGTCTTATGTTTGCCGCATGTGAAGAAGAGGACAAGGCAGTCATAGGAGACGAAGTGATCCCTCCACAGATGACGTCACCGAGTGATGGAGCATCGATTGTGGTGTCCGAAACCAATATGGCTGATGAGTTGATCATCACCTGGGAAGAGGCAGACTATGGCGTGGATTTAGCGGTGACCTATACTGTGGAGATGGACATCAAGGACAATGTCTTTTATGCGCCAGCTATCGTAGCGAGTACACAAGAGAATACTGCGACGGTGACGATAGAGGCAATCAATACCATGATTATTTCGGATTTGCATCAGCAGGCCAACGAGAGATCTGATGTGGAGTTTAGAGTCGTGGCGACTACCGAAGGTTTAGATGATTTGACCTCTCCGGTGGTGGCAGGTACGGTGACGACTTTTCAGTCAGCGGGAGACCCTGCGGTGGTGACCACTCCAGCAGTTGGAGCCGAATCGACGATCACGGTGGCCAATTTGATGGACAAGTTCTCTGTGGAATGGAGTCCAGCTGATCTAGGTACTTCGGATGTCGTATATACAGTCGAGTTGGTAGTCGGCGATGCATCTGTCGTACTGGGCAAAACAGGAGAGACCAAACTTGCAGTCAACAACGAGTCGTTGAACTACTACCTCGTGGGCAACCTGGAGCAAGCAGGTGGGGCAGCTGTCACTGCAAGCCTTCAGGTCACTGCGAGTTCTTCGACTACAGACCTGAAGTCAGAGTTGAGTAGTGTAGTGGTCAACACTCTGGATGCTACTGTACCAGGTAGACTCTATGTGCCTGGGGGCTATCAAAACTGGGTTCCAGATGTTGCGCCTACACTGAATCAGTCTGGGGATATTTTTGACGGTTTTGTGTATATGAATATCGAGACAGGCTTCAAATTCACAAGTGCCCCAGATTGGGATCACACCAACTTCGGATTTGATTCGGAGGGGGTGCTGACCAAAGATGGAGATGCCGCTGGATTGACCTATGGTCCTGGGTTCTTTAGATACCAAGTCGATACGGTCAATTTGACTTACGTGGCGTCTCTGGTGGAGTCATTTGGTCTAATCGGTACTGCGACTCCTGGGGCATGGGACTCATCTACGCCCATGACTTACGACGAAGCGACGGATACTTGGAGAGCGACGGCTGATTTGGTGGTAGGTGCGCTGAAGTTCAGAGCCAACGATGCCTGGGATATCAACTATGGGGTGGCGGATATCACGTCTCTCAGAGGTCAGTTGTATTTCGATGGAGGGTCGTATGATGTCAAAGAAGACGGCAACTATACAGTGATTCTAAGTTTCGATACGCAGAAGACACCGTATCAGTTCAACTACGAGATCATCAAGAACTAA